A single genomic interval of Alteromonas sp. BL110 harbors:
- a CDS encoding CheR family methyltransferase gives MANKDVSPASYLKFREFLEKQCGIVLGENKQYLVRSRLASLLFKHKYESADELIDVVVRGFDRSLLQSVIDAMTTNETLWFRDNYPFDLLLKDLLPSLSTKNQKIRIWSAACSSGQEPYSIAMSVLEYQRQRPGALRAGVEIVATDLSSEMLQKCESGIYDELSLARGLSPQRRQAFFQQNEKGLMQVKPEVRRMVNFRSLNLLTSYAALGRFDIVFCRNVLIYFSAEVKQKILQQIAGQLQPNGVLFLGASESISAASDIYSMVKCHPGLYYQKK, from the coding sequence TTGGCTAATAAAGACGTTTCGCCTGCGAGCTATCTTAAGTTTAGAGAGTTTCTTGAAAAGCAATGTGGCATAGTTTTGGGCGAGAATAAACAGTATCTCGTCCGCAGCCGTTTGGCTTCGTTACTTTTTAAGCATAAATACGAATCTGCAGACGAACTGATTGATGTCGTTGTGCGCGGTTTTGATAGGTCCTTGTTACAGAGTGTTATCGACGCGATGACAACCAACGAAACATTATGGTTTCGCGATAATTACCCGTTTGATCTTCTTTTGAAGGATTTATTACCATCTTTATCAACTAAAAATCAGAAGATCCGTATTTGGAGTGCGGCTTGTTCGTCAGGGCAAGAACCTTACTCCATTGCAATGTCCGTGCTTGAGTATCAACGTCAACGTCCTGGTGCCTTAAGAGCGGGCGTTGAAATTGTGGCAACTGACTTGTCATCAGAGATGCTGCAAAAGTGTGAATCTGGCATTTATGACGAATTGTCTCTTGCCAGAGGTTTATCGCCACAGCGAAGGCAAGCTTTTTTCCAACAAAATGAAAAAGGGCTTATGCAGGTGAAGCCTGAAGTTCGCCGAATGGTAAACTTTAGAAGTTTGAACTTGCTGACAAGTTATGCCGCGCTCGGCCGCTTTGATATCGTTTTCTGCCGCAACGTATTGATCTATTTTTCAGCGGAAGTGAAACAAAAGATCCTGCAACAAATTGCCGGACAACTGCAGCCAAACGGCGTGCTATTTCTTGGCGCGTCAGAGTCTATAAGTGCTGCAAGCGATATCTACAGTATGGTGAAGTGTCATCCTGGCCTTTACTATCAAAAAAAATGA
- a CDS encoding chemotaxis protein CheV translates to MSGILDSVNQRTQLVGQNRLELLLFRLNGRQRFGINVFKVREVLQCPPLTAMPRLNPLVRGVAHIRGQTISVIDLSMATRGRKIEDLSNAFIVIAEYNRSVQGFLVGAVERIINTNWDAIMPPPQGTGRASYLTAVTEVENELIEILDVEKILNEISPLNAEVSADVAEGLTTEGQENKIIFIADDSAVARNQVKKALTSLGLEIELAKNGLEALNRLKEIAEEYGDVTNRVGVLVSDIEMPEMDGYTLTAEIKNIPELQKLHVVLHTSLSGVFNQAMVQKVGADDFIAKFHPDELATAVQKWLMTECE, encoded by the coding sequence ATGTCGGGTATTTTAGATTCGGTAAACCAGCGAACGCAGCTTGTTGGGCAGAACCGCTTAGAGTTGTTGCTGTTTAGACTGAACGGCCGTCAGCGGTTTGGAATTAATGTGTTTAAGGTGCGAGAGGTGTTGCAGTGTCCTCCACTTACGGCAATGCCAAGATTAAATCCACTGGTTCGCGGTGTTGCACACATTCGTGGGCAAACAATTTCAGTTATTGACCTGAGTATGGCTACACGGGGTCGTAAAATTGAAGACCTTTCTAATGCATTTATCGTTATTGCTGAATACAACCGTTCTGTTCAAGGCTTTTTGGTTGGCGCTGTTGAACGCATTATCAATACTAATTGGGATGCCATTATGCCGCCGCCCCAAGGCACGGGGCGCGCCAGTTATCTGACGGCGGTTACAGAGGTAGAAAACGAACTCATTGAAATACTAGATGTAGAAAAAATTCTTAATGAGATCTCTCCGCTAAACGCTGAAGTTAGCGCTGACGTTGCTGAAGGGCTAACAACAGAAGGTCAAGAAAACAAAATTATCTTTATAGCGGATGACTCGGCGGTAGCGAGGAATCAGGTGAAAAAGGCGCTTACGTCATTAGGCCTTGAAATCGAGCTCGCTAAAAATGGACTTGAAGCACTTAATCGTCTCAAAGAAATTGCTGAAGAGTATGGCGACGTAACAAATCGCGTTGGTGTATTAGTTTCTGATATCGAGATGCCCGAAATGGACGGCTATACACTTACTGCAGAAATTAAGAATATTCCTGAACTTCAAAAACTTCATGTCGTTCTGCACACGTCATTAAGTGGGGTTTTTAACCAGGCAATGGTACAAAAGGTGGGTGCAGACGATTTTATTGCAAAGTTTCACCCCGACGAATTGGCGACTGCTGTGCAGAAGTGGCTGATGACCGAGTGCGAATAA
- the flgA gene encoding flagellar basal body P-ring formation chaperone FlgA gives MKKINEKMRTRFSRSFASLVVGLLIGLQSGYCYAAASNHERVEAGAKQYLINQLTDNAQDTNIDVDVVKIDDRINIPDCPTGFQYNASQEALSQSYISVRVSCKNNEWYLFTSGQVTRTKEIVVTQGAISPGTVLTSSNLTKAKVDVRRLRYTAFTDLESLIGARMKRRITDGQAIQSNMLCFVCKGDRITITAEVAGMEVKTAGIAQQDGVVGDNIKVINASSQKAIIARVASPEEVVIHL, from the coding sequence ATGAAAAAGATAAACGAAAAAATGCGTACCAGATTCTCCCGCTCGTTCGCCAGCTTGGTAGTCGGTTTGCTAATCGGTTTACAAAGTGGATATTGCTATGCAGCAGCGTCCAATCACGAACGAGTAGAAGCCGGTGCTAAGCAGTACTTGATAAACCAACTTACTGATAATGCGCAGGATACTAACATCGATGTGGATGTTGTGAAGATAGACGATCGGATAAATATCCCAGACTGCCCAACTGGTTTCCAATATAATGCTTCTCAGGAAGCGTTGAGCCAATCTTATATATCGGTTCGAGTAAGCTGTAAAAATAATGAGTGGTATTTGTTTACCAGCGGCCAAGTTACGCGAACAAAGGAAATTGTGGTGACTCAGGGCGCTATAAGTCCTGGAACTGTATTAACTTCATCGAATTTAACGAAGGCAAAAGTTGACGTGAGACGTTTACGCTACACCGCGTTCACCGATTTAGAATCATTAATTGGTGCTAGAATGAAACGCCGCATTACCGATGGCCAAGCGATACAGTCGAATATGCTATGCTTTGTATGTAAAGGCGATAGAATAACAATTACTGCGGAGGTAGCGGGAATGGAAGTAAAGACCGCTGGGATAGCGCAACAAGATGGTGTAGTCGGCGACAATATAAAAGTCATAAATGCCAGTAGCCAGAAGGCCATTATTGCCAGAGTCGCAAGCCCTGAGGAAGTCGTGATACACTTGTAA
- the flgM gene encoding flagellar biosynthesis anti-sigma factor FlgM, translating into MAINNINNGLPKTPVDNGKVAQQNQTQQSQQQASAQAAQTAQAPRQDSVSLTQSAQQLNQVQKKGTEAPVNQEKVDRLKKAIQSGEYKVNPEVLANKIAKLESQIFEAK; encoded by the coding sequence ATGGCAATTAACAATATAAACAATGGGTTACCTAAAACCCCCGTTGATAACGGTAAAGTTGCGCAGCAGAACCAGACGCAACAATCTCAACAGCAGGCTTCAGCGCAAGCGGCGCAAACAGCACAAGCGCCAAGACAAGATTCTGTTTCGCTAACGCAATCTGCTCAGCAGTTGAATCAAGTCCAGAAGAAAGGGACTGAAGCTCCTGTGAATCAGGAAAAAGTTGATCGCCTTAAGAAAGCGATCCAAAGTGGTGAGTACAAGGTTAATCCTGAAGTGCTTGCAAATAAAATCGCTAAACTAGAATCCCAAATATTTGAGGCTAAATAG
- the flgN gene encoding flagellar export chaperone FlgN — MTEQASQLTQALSRQVEQMTSLASLLEKELQLISSRDAESLMNLLDEKTALLTSIQALDASIEDAIKSENAMSEDDEALMADAKKLLEDCKYRTQINQKAVEQGQLRLTHLRNLMMEVRAKESLTYDKKGKPKGGTLGSGVSA; from the coding sequence GTGACAGAACAAGCGAGTCAGTTAACACAAGCATTATCACGGCAAGTGGAGCAAATGACTTCACTTGCGTCACTGCTTGAAAAAGAACTGCAGCTTATTAGCTCGCGTGACGCTGAATCTTTGATGAATTTGTTAGACGAAAAAACAGCCCTTCTAACCTCTATTCAAGCGCTAGACGCGAGTATTGAAGATGCTATCAAAAGTGAAAATGCAATGTCGGAAGACGACGAAGCATTAATGGCTGACGCTAAGAAGCTCCTTGAAGATTGCAAATATCGAACACAGATTAATCAAAAAGCCGTAGAGCAAGGACAGCTACGCCTCACACACTTGCGGAATTTGATGATGGAAGTTCGAGCAAAAGAATCGCTTACTTATGACAAAAAAGGTAAACCGAAGGGTGGAACCTTAGGCTCTGGAGTGAGTGCTTAG
- a CDS encoding LPP20 family lipoprotein, giving the protein MFGLAISLSSCGIIDKHVEWETVEPETYPVLKAVGYAPISSQKGESDSMKLIMAMKASKLDAYRELTEQVYGQKIEGSQSVSRLVVDSETLRASVEGVIRGAEVVKTYPVGEDTYVTELSLDMQQVYDIYLSTAKPRRVKDVKYY; this is encoded by the coding sequence ATGTTTGGCCTAGCAATTTCTTTGAGTAGTTGTGGCATTATTGATAAACACGTCGAATGGGAAACCGTAGAGCCTGAAACTTATCCTGTTTTAAAGGCGGTTGGCTATGCGCCAATTTCATCGCAAAAGGGCGAGTCTGACAGTATGAAGCTAATAATGGCGATGAAAGCGTCAAAATTAGATGCATACCGCGAGTTAACCGAGCAGGTATACGGTCAGAAAATAGAAGGTAGTCAGTCTGTATCACGCCTTGTTGTTGACAGTGAAACGTTACGCGCGTCTGTTGAGGGAGTAATAAGAGGCGCCGAGGTGGTTAAGACTTATCCCGTGGGTGAGGATACCTACGTAACGGAGCTTTCTTTAGATATGCAGCAAGTCTACGATATTTATTTGTCGACTGCTAAGCCGCGCCGAGTGAAAGATGTAAAGTATTACTAG
- a CDS encoding flagellar assembly protein T N-terminal domain-containing protein, with product MRQASRATLMACLSRAMAAVCLLGLLAGQSHAVWYEATGQAVVMDGNKEAAKRAATQDALKQAMLFAGASVQSVAKLTNGLLRNEEMTIRSTGEVEQLELVSEVYNGDVVTVSVRADIFPKGEICSAQQDEKHFATTHFRIRNRSQLTQGNIPHFDKAFTQRLAKAMREQTDNLSLTYVAPHTAKFDSRYTDQNVRTLSDQSNTQFVIIGVIDDLSVTQKEASVFTPWRSSTSHRAFAMSVQVYDGINGGLLFSSSYDTNEEWTFDRFENVDEFSSTFWQSRYGQAIDASISQLIEDIKEATACQPVTGRVISIANNKISVSLGRDNGISVKDELYLYQAKEVVDNRGRRYLQYTLYPGTFVVDSAYGNSSVVVNATSGITANIQENDFVVKK from the coding sequence GTGCGACAAGCAAGCAGAGCAACGCTAATGGCATGTTTAAGCAGAGCAATGGCCGCAGTTTGCCTTCTTGGCCTGTTGGCGGGGCAATCCCATGCCGTTTGGTATGAAGCCACAGGGCAAGCCGTGGTAATGGACGGTAACAAAGAAGCAGCAAAACGTGCAGCAACACAAGATGCGCTTAAACAAGCTATGTTGTTTGCTGGGGCATCAGTGCAAAGTGTAGCCAAACTAACCAATGGACTTCTGAGAAACGAAGAGATGACGATTCGTTCGACGGGCGAAGTCGAACAATTAGAACTTGTGAGCGAAGTTTATAACGGCGATGTAGTCACGGTTAGTGTGCGTGCAGACATATTCCCCAAAGGGGAAATATGCTCAGCGCAGCAGGACGAAAAGCACTTTGCAACTACACATTTTAGGATAAGAAACAGATCACAACTGACCCAAGGAAATATTCCGCACTTTGATAAGGCGTTTACACAGCGTTTAGCTAAGGCAATGCGAGAACAGACAGATAATCTGAGCCTTACTTACGTTGCTCCCCATACTGCAAAGTTTGATAGCCGCTATACCGACCAAAACGTACGAACGCTATCAGATCAAAGTAACACACAATTCGTCATTATTGGAGTTATTGATGATTTAAGTGTTACGCAAAAAGAGGCATCCGTGTTTACCCCATGGCGAAGCAGCACTTCACATCGCGCATTTGCAATGTCTGTACAAGTTTATGACGGAATAAACGGCGGTCTGTTGTTCAGTTCCTCTTACGATACTAATGAGGAGTGGACGTTTGATAGGTTTGAAAACGTCGATGAATTTTCGTCAACCTTTTGGCAATCACGCTACGGTCAAGCAATAGATGCGTCAATCAGTCAATTAATAGAAGATATTAAAGAGGCGACAGCCTGCCAACCTGTTACGGGGCGCGTGATCAGTATTGCGAACAATAAAATTTCGGTATCACTTGGGCGAGATAATGGCATATCTGTAAAAGATGAACTATATCTTTATCAGGCCAAAGAAGTGGTCGACAATCGCGGTAGAAGATATCTTCAATATACGCTCTACCCCGGTACGTTTGTTGTTGATAGTGCTTATGGCAATTCATCTGTAGTAGTCAACGCTACGTCGGGAATTACTGCTAACATTCAGGAAAATGATTTTGTAGTTAAGAAGTAA
- a CDS encoding transglutaminase-like cysteine peptidase, translating to MTLSLFASHCLALVALLLAGQQLRDHYVIEFPKLEQEVKNNFGADKALHVSALETKLNDLENKAIKEQLIGVNAFFDEHIQYATDDIVFKQKDYWATPSELFGHSRGDCEDYAIAKYVALLHLGIDSSKLRLIYVKAKIGRSRVTQAHMVLGYYDSPSSDPLVLDSLVSNVLPGSQRTDLIPVFSFNDSGIWQPGKTAQVSSSTSRLSRWRDVIERMKQEGISRRS from the coding sequence ATGACCCTTTCTCTGTTTGCGTCACACTGCTTAGCATTAGTAGCCTTGCTACTGGCTGGACAACAACTGAGGGATCACTACGTTATCGAGTTTCCAAAGCTCGAACAGGAAGTTAAAAATAATTTTGGAGCTGACAAAGCATTACATGTTAGCGCGCTTGAAACTAAACTTAACGACCTTGAAAACAAGGCCATTAAAGAGCAGCTTATCGGTGTAAACGCTTTTTTTGACGAGCATATCCAATACGCTACTGACGATATCGTATTCAAACAAAAAGACTATTGGGCCACGCCTTCTGAGCTTTTTGGTCATTCTCGCGGAGATTGTGAGGATTATGCCATTGCAAAATACGTAGCTCTGCTACACTTAGGTATCGATAGTTCTAAACTTCGCCTCATTTATGTAAAAGCGAAGATTGGTAGAAGCCGAGTAACGCAAGCACATATGGTTTTGGGATACTATGATTCCCCTTCATCGGATCCTTTGGTGCTAGATAGCTTAGTGTCTAATGTGTTGCCAGGTTCTCAACGGACGGACTTAATTCCTGTATTCAGTTTTAATGATTCGGGTATTTGGCAGCCGGGTAAAACTGCACAAGTTTCTTCGTCTACCAGCAGACTATCAAGGTGGCGTGATGTTATTGAGCGCATGAAACAAGAGGGGATTAGCAGAAGGTCTTAG
- a CDS encoding bifunctional diguanylate cyclase/phosphodiesterase, whose product MSITRELWLAIAVVVLVAIAGSVTIHGITTKQYVEEQLYSKNLDNASMLALTLSGLDKDPVSLDLFIMSQFDIGHYASIVLQKSNGEIVSAHTHEVQLDEDTPKWFSDNFSPIVKPGIAQVSEGWGQYGTVYVETDTSFAVASMWRATQRLIFGLSLVGIFSGLLGGWALRFIIRPLDGVVRQAESFQQMQFIQLKEPRTLELKRVVRAMNFLASNSRKIMDEENTRLDLMRYKTQFDDESGVANRDYFISILKGQLAFRDTEGVNCLFFVRFTEGEGFLRSPANIRKRRIRDFVEEINDCLSLHHHQFTDSRIARMQRNEFAILLTETHDAVAISEAVHGACLSAFSDVGDPKVFQSVVKLRPDDSFSALLMRADAMIDEAELLDMDEPFIESTLKEFISLVEQKRWEKELQNTIDECGVETFNFPVLDIDRNLVHYQSWAGVTIDGELRKSGYYTHWARYLGLLPQLELTTVTSLINYINRTNTNSKFAFLCSEQFMLNPEILAQLYYQIGTNEKAAKQLCLEVRESTATRFPDEFRDFCSTLKAKECEVGLKRVGESFSQLLNVQEMGLDYVKIDSAFMADIDYNPANHAFIRGFCSLAHTFGIKVYADGVKRSDHQELFIELGIDGVVSHIEVIEHLLDD is encoded by the coding sequence ATGTCAATAACAAGAGAATTATGGCTTGCCATAGCAGTTGTTGTCCTTGTTGCAATTGCAGGTAGCGTCACAATTCATGGAATAACTACCAAGCAATACGTAGAAGAGCAGCTTTATTCAAAAAACCTAGACAACGCTAGTATGCTTGCCCTTACCCTAAGTGGGCTTGACAAAGACCCTGTTTCACTAGATCTTTTCATAATGTCACAATTTGACATTGGTCACTACGCTTCCATTGTGCTTCAAAAATCTAACGGTGAAATTGTCTCTGCACACACCCACGAAGTGCAATTAGATGAAGATACGCCAAAGTGGTTTTCAGATAATTTTTCTCCCATAGTCAAACCAGGTATCGCCCAAGTAAGCGAAGGTTGGGGTCAGTACGGCACGGTTTATGTCGAGACGGATACTAGCTTTGCGGTGGCATCAATGTGGCGCGCTACACAGCGACTTATTTTTGGTTTATCTCTTGTGGGCATATTTTCGGGCCTGTTAGGCGGCTGGGCGCTACGCTTCATTATTCGCCCACTAGACGGTGTCGTGCGCCAGGCTGAATCATTCCAACAAATGCAATTTATCCAGCTAAAGGAGCCTCGCACCTTAGAGCTTAAGCGTGTAGTGCGCGCCATGAACTTTCTTGCTTCTAACTCTAGAAAGATCATGGATGAAGAAAATACACGGCTAGATCTCATGCGCTACAAAACGCAGTTTGACGACGAGTCTGGCGTTGCTAACAGAGATTACTTTATTTCAATTTTAAAAGGGCAGCTGGCATTTAGAGACACTGAAGGGGTGAACTGCCTTTTCTTCGTCAGATTTACCGAAGGCGAAGGCTTTTTACGCTCACCTGCAAATATCAGAAAAAGGCGCATTCGCGATTTTGTTGAGGAGATTAATGACTGCCTTTCATTACATCATCATCAGTTTACTGACAGCCGTATTGCAAGAATGCAAAGAAATGAATTCGCTATTTTACTCACGGAAACCCATGATGCTGTTGCTATTTCAGAAGCGGTCCATGGCGCGTGTTTAAGTGCGTTTAGTGATGTAGGTGACCCCAAGGTATTTCAATCCGTTGTTAAACTTCGCCCAGACGATAGTTTCTCTGCCCTGTTGATGCGGGCAGATGCGATGATTGATGAAGCAGAACTGTTAGATATGGATGAGCCGTTTATCGAATCAACGCTCAAAGAATTTATTAGCTTGGTAGAGCAAAAACGCTGGGAAAAAGAACTACAAAATACTATTGACGAATGTGGTGTAGAAACCTTTAACTTCCCGGTTTTAGATATTGACCGAAATTTGGTTCACTATCAGAGTTGGGCGGGCGTCACTATAGATGGCGAGCTAAGGAAAAGTGGTTATTATACCCATTGGGCTCGATATTTAGGGCTCTTACCCCAGCTAGAACTAACCACAGTTACCAGCTTAATCAACTACATAAACCGCACTAATACAAACTCGAAGTTTGCTTTTTTATGTTCTGAGCAATTTATGCTCAACCCAGAAATTCTAGCTCAACTTTATTATCAAATTGGGACCAACGAAAAAGCGGCAAAACAATTATGTCTTGAAGTACGAGAGTCAACAGCTACGCGCTTCCCTGATGAGTTTAGAGACTTTTGTTCAACGCTTAAAGCCAAGGAATGCGAAGTGGGTTTAAAGCGAGTTGGAGAGTCCTTCTCGCAGTTGTTGAATGTTCAGGAAATGGGTTTGGATTATGTAAAAATCGACTCTGCGTTTATGGCAGATATCGATTACAATCCTGCCAATCACGCCTTTATACGTGGCTTCTGCTCCCTTGCCCATACTTTTGGTATAAAAGTTTATGCAGACGGAGTTAAGCGCTCCGATCATCAGGAACTATTCATTGAATTAGGGATAGACGGTGTGGTTTCACATATTGAAGTTATAGAGCATCTTTTAGATGACTAA
- a CDS encoding helix-turn-helix transcriptional regulator: MRHFIAEKDLQGALTQYSWSSYSSVNELKCDSSDCVWIMASDKSWRQLLLEAKQKADNLVLLTYKYDRLEMQTALMLGARAYCHALGTQSLLSSVARVIEAGGMWLPNELLTVTTSNVAANLQTKRNLPVLRELTNREKDVLNGILEGLSNKEIAREHGITERTVKEYVGTLLHKFEAKDRISLLLRIGEFSHLKDAL; the protein is encoded by the coding sequence ATGAGACATTTTATCGCAGAAAAAGACTTACAAGGGGCACTTACTCAATACTCTTGGTCTAGTTATAGTAGTGTCAATGAATTAAAGTGCGATAGTAGTGACTGTGTATGGATTATGGCGAGCGATAAAAGCTGGCGTCAGTTACTGCTTGAGGCAAAACAAAAAGCCGATAACCTCGTTTTGCTCACCTACAAATATGACCGCCTAGAGATGCAAACAGCACTAATGTTAGGTGCTAGAGCATATTGCCATGCGCTAGGGACACAATCTCTACTGTCTTCTGTAGCACGTGTTATAGAAGCTGGAGGCATGTGGTTGCCCAATGAATTATTGACAGTGACTACTTCAAATGTCGCTGCGAACTTGCAGACGAAGCGTAATTTACCTGTGCTGCGTGAGCTAACCAACCGAGAAAAAGATGTGTTAAATGGTATTTTGGAAGGGTTAAGCAACAAGGAGATAGCTAGAGAGCACGGTATTACAGAGCGTACCGTTAAAGAATATGTTGGTACGCTCCTTCACAAGTTTGAAGCGAAAGACCGGATAAGCTTATTGCTTCGTATAGGCGAATTTAGTCATCTAAAAGATGCTCTATAA
- a CDS encoding HlyD family type I secretion periplasmic adaptor subunit — MILKSDGEKKDWLQRLMRGWLAPPPGQDWVLEAEWSRIMQTPVKARGLLYVVIIVLFLLVVWSYFAEIDEVAKGDGKVIPSQQLQVLQSYDGGIVQEILVREGQTVEAGQVLLKVDPTRFLSSLEENTTQFAALAAKVQRLSALTQGEVLRFNRELKEEAPTIVDNERKLYNSNLAELDEVAAGSDSRILQRRQDVEEERANLSQYQNVLTLSKKELAVTKPLLASGAVSEIEILRLERQIVELEGNISKSKVAIERGLNAIEEEIIKKEEARLKLINRWNQELTDATGEMAMLQQSQTSLEDVVSQADLRSPINGTVQRLLINTVGGVITPGSAVVELVPQDDQLIVEAKVSPKDIAFIREGQPAILKFSAYDFTIYGGMSAEVQHISADAITNEKDETYYLVRLETKRSIADESLDILPGMIVQVDILTGKKTVLNYILSPLFNVTASALRER, encoded by the coding sequence ATGATTTTGAAAAGTGATGGTGAAAAAAAAGATTGGCTACAGAGGCTTATGCGAGGCTGGCTTGCGCCGCCTCCAGGTCAAGATTGGGTGTTAGAAGCGGAATGGTCGCGCATTATGCAAACGCCGGTAAAAGCCCGAGGCCTACTCTATGTTGTAATAATAGTGCTGTTTTTGTTGGTGGTGTGGTCTTATTTCGCAGAGATTGACGAAGTTGCTAAAGGTGATGGGAAGGTTATTCCGTCACAACAGCTGCAGGTGCTCCAGTCCTACGATGGCGGGATAGTGCAGGAGATTTTAGTGCGTGAAGGACAAACCGTTGAAGCAGGGCAAGTGCTATTAAAAGTCGATCCCACGCGCTTTCTGTCCAGTTTAGAAGAAAATACCACTCAGTTTGCAGCACTTGCCGCGAAGGTACAGCGCTTGTCTGCGCTTACCCAGGGCGAGGTATTGCGGTTTAATCGAGAACTTAAGGAAGAGGCGCCTACTATCGTTGATAATGAGCGAAAACTCTATAACTCGAATTTAGCTGAGCTTGATGAAGTCGCGGCGGGTTCTGATTCCCGTATTTTGCAACGCCGACAAGATGTTGAAGAAGAGCGAGCTAATCTCTCTCAATATCAAAATGTGCTGACACTTTCTAAAAAAGAGCTTGCGGTGACTAAGCCATTGTTAGCATCAGGAGCAGTGTCGGAAATAGAAATTCTTAGATTAGAACGTCAAATAGTAGAGCTTGAAGGCAACATCAGCAAATCTAAAGTGGCAATAGAGCGAGGCCTTAACGCTATTGAAGAAGAAATTATTAAGAAGGAAGAGGCCCGCCTAAAGCTAATCAATCGATGGAATCAAGAATTGACCGATGCGACTGGTGAAATGGCTATGCTACAGCAGTCTCAAACGAGTTTAGAAGATGTAGTATCGCAAGCTGACTTGCGCTCCCCTATTAATGGAACGGTTCAACGACTACTCATCAACACAGTTGGCGGCGTTATTACACCAGGTAGTGCCGTTGTCGAGCTTGTTCCTCAAGATGATCAGCTTATTGTTGAGGCCAAAGTTTCACCGAAAGATATTGCTTTTATTAGGGAAGGGCAGCCGGCAATCCTGAAATTTAGTGCATACGATTTTACTATTTATGGCGGTATGTCGGCTGAAGTTCAGCACATTAGTGCAGATGCTATTACCAATGAAAAAGATGAAACCTATTACCTTGTCAGGCTTGAAACAAAGCGAAGCATCGCAGATGAATCCTTGGACATTCTGCCAGGCATGATTGTGCAAGTAGATATTTTAACGGGTAAGAAAACCGTTCTTAATTACATTTTATCGCCCTTATTTAATGTGACAGCCTCTGCGCTGAGGGAGCGCTAA